One segment of Mycolicibacterium baixiangningiae DNA contains the following:
- a CDS encoding glycine betaine ABC transporter substrate-binding protein: MTGDFGVRSRGQRNRARRNRVVTLVIVALLTVSGCGLGSGGTVPLMVGPGSITPTPGLEGVRITVGSKEYTEQVILGYILEFTLMAAGAEVRDLTGIVGSRSTRGAQLSGQVDVAYEFTGNAWINYLGHEKPIPDSREQFEAVRDEDLERNDMVWLDPGPMDDTYALAASKQVIERTGVRTLSQYADLVRTNPAAAKTCVDTEFRARQDGFPGMAAAYGFDPSRAQTPILQVGIIYQATADGRQCDFGEVFTTDGRIAALDLTVLTDDKQFFAHYNPSVTMKRPFFDAHPEIAEVTAPVTAALTNEAIIEMNKQVDVEGRDPSVVARDWMVAQGFVTPR, translated from the coding sequence ATGACCGGCGATTTCGGCGTGCGCAGTCGCGGTCAGCGCAACCGAGCACGCCGAAATCGCGTGGTGACGCTCGTGATCGTCGCGCTGTTGACCGTGAGCGGGTGCGGGCTCGGGTCGGGGGGCACCGTGCCGTTGATGGTCGGTCCCGGGTCGATCACCCCGACGCCGGGACTCGAGGGCGTGCGTATCACCGTCGGGTCCAAGGAGTACACCGAGCAGGTCATCCTCGGTTACATCCTCGAGTTCACGCTGATGGCGGCCGGCGCCGAGGTGCGCGACCTGACCGGCATCGTCGGCTCCCGCAGCACCCGCGGAGCGCAACTGTCGGGTCAGGTCGACGTGGCCTACGAGTTCACGGGGAACGCCTGGATCAACTACCTCGGCCACGAGAAGCCGATCCCCGACTCCCGCGAACAGTTCGAAGCCGTGCGGGACGAAGACCTCGAGCGCAACGACATGGTCTGGCTCGATCCGGGTCCGATGGACGACACGTATGCGCTGGCCGCCAGCAAGCAGGTCATCGAGCGCACCGGCGTACGCACCCTGTCGCAGTACGCCGACCTGGTGCGGACCAATCCCGCCGCGGCGAAGACGTGCGTCGACACCGAGTTCCGGGCGCGCCAGGACGGTTTCCCCGGGATGGCGGCCGCATACGGCTTCGACCCGTCGCGGGCGCAGACCCCGATCCTGCAGGTCGGCATCATCTACCAGGCCACCGCCGACGGGCGGCAGTGCGATTTCGGTGAGGTCTTCACCACCGACGGCCGGATCGCCGCCCTCGATCTGACCGTGCTGACCGACGACAAGCAGTTCTTCGCCCACTACAACCCCTCGGTGACCATGAAGCGCCCGTTCTTCGACGCCCATCCGGAGATCGCCGAGGTCACCGCTCCGGTGACGGCCGCCCTGACGAACGAGGCCATCATCGAGATGAACAAGCAAGTCGACGTCGAGGGACGGGATCCGAGCGTCGTCGCCCGCGACTGGATGGTCGCCCAAGGGTTCGTCACCCCTCGCTGA
- a CDS encoding ABC transporter permease has protein sequence MSTLTDRAAPGTTPAERLRLFIQPALVLVVGAAVVFWAFNRDLTATQQENINPGNVATLIWQHLLITAAVTAIVLAVGVPLGILVTRPGAKALRPLFIGVANIGQAAPAIGLLVLLFLLTARTGFWIGVLPIALYSLLPVLASTILGLDQVDRSLVDAGLGQGLSRAGLLLRVELPLAVPYILAGLRTSLVLAVGTATLSFLVNAGGLGILIDTGYKLQDNVTLILGSVLAVCLALLVDWLGGLAEFVLNPKGLR, from the coding sequence GTGAGCACTCTCACCGACCGGGCCGCACCCGGCACCACACCGGCCGAGCGGCTGCGGCTGTTCATCCAGCCGGCGCTGGTGCTGGTGGTCGGCGCGGCGGTGGTGTTCTGGGCGTTCAACCGCGATCTCACCGCGACGCAGCAGGAGAACATCAACCCCGGCAACGTGGCGACCCTGATCTGGCAGCATCTGCTCATCACCGCCGCGGTGACGGCGATCGTGTTGGCGGTCGGCGTGCCGCTGGGCATCCTGGTGACCCGACCGGGCGCAAAAGCGTTGCGGCCGTTGTTCATCGGTGTGGCGAACATCGGGCAGGCGGCGCCGGCGATCGGCCTGCTTGTGCTGCTCTTCCTGCTCACCGCACGAACCGGCTTCTGGATCGGGGTCCTGCCGATCGCGCTGTACTCACTGCTTCCGGTGCTGGCCAGCACGATCCTGGGTCTCGATCAGGTGGACCGATCGCTCGTCGACGCAGGACTTGGACAGGGGTTGTCGCGCGCGGGGCTACTGCTGCGGGTGGAACTGCCGCTGGCAGTGCCCTACATCCTCGCCGGCCTGCGCACGTCACTGGTGCTCGCCGTCGGTACGGCGACGCTGTCGTTCCTGGTCAACGCCGGTGGGCTCGGCATCCTCATCGACACCGGGTACAAGCTGCAGGACAACGTCACGCTGATCCTGGGCAGCGTGCTCGCGGTGTGTCTGGCCCTGCTGGTCGACTGGCTGGGCGGTCTCGCCGAGTTCGTCCTGAATCCCAAGGGGCTGCGATGA
- a CDS encoding ATP-binding cassette domain-containing protein has protein sequence MTPQNGATVTDPSGVRIELDHVSKIYPGATEPAVDDASLDIPAGEIVVFVGPSGCGKTTMMRMINRLSEPTSGRIRIGDQDALSIKPTELRRKIGYSIQQAGLFPHMTIRQNVGLVPGLLRWDRKRIDSRVDELLDLVGLDPGQYADRYPRQLSGGQQQRVGVARALAADPPVLLMDEPFGAVDPITRSTLQDELLRLQSELRKTIVFVTHDFGEAVKLGDRIAVLGPRSKLLQYDTPQTILASPADETVAGFVGSGASLRQLGLMRIKDVELRKHLAVSADDTVEHVRTQLAGSDFDWAVVVDQRDRPVKWVREARLRHAATLSEAVEELGVVSTHSTLEDALEAILAEQHASAVVTGPGGRYAGVVTLDTLIDTITRLRAEANAETSEP, from the coding sequence ATGACACCACAGAACGGTGCGACGGTGACGGACCCCTCCGGGGTGCGCATCGAACTCGACCACGTGTCCAAAATCTATCCGGGTGCCACCGAGCCCGCCGTCGACGATGCGTCGCTGGACATCCCCGCCGGCGAGATCGTCGTCTTCGTCGGCCCCTCCGGCTGCGGCAAGACGACGATGATGCGGATGATCAACCGGCTCTCCGAGCCGACCTCGGGCCGCATCCGCATCGGCGATCAGGATGCGCTGTCGATCAAACCCACCGAATTGCGCCGCAAGATCGGCTATTCCATCCAGCAGGCCGGCCTGTTCCCGCACATGACGATCCGCCAGAACGTCGGCCTGGTGCCCGGCCTGTTGCGCTGGGACCGAAAACGCATCGACTCTCGGGTCGACGAACTGCTCGATCTGGTCGGGCTCGACCCGGGGCAGTACGCCGACCGGTATCCGCGTCAGCTCTCGGGCGGTCAGCAGCAGCGCGTCGGCGTCGCGCGGGCGCTCGCCGCCGACCCGCCGGTGCTGTTGATGGACGAGCCCTTCGGCGCGGTCGACCCGATCACGCGCAGCACCCTGCAAGACGAATTACTGCGGCTGCAAAGCGAATTGCGCAAGACCATCGTGTTCGTCACCCACGACTTCGGGGAGGCGGTCAAACTCGGCGATCGCATCGCGGTGCTGGGCCCTCGCTCGAAGCTCCTGCAGTACGACACCCCGCAGACCATTCTGGCCAGCCCGGCCGACGAGACGGTGGCCGGTTTCGTCGGATCCGGTGCGTCGCTGCGGCAGCTCGGTCTCATGCGGATCAAGGACGTGGAACTGCGCAAGCATCTGGCGGTGTCCGCCGACGACACGGTCGAGCACGTCCGGACCCAATTGGCGGGCAGCGACTTCGACTGGGCGGTCGTGGTCGACCAGCGTGACCGTCCGGTCAAGTGGGTGCGCGAAGCCCGGCTGCGGCATGCCGCCACGCTGTCGGAGGCCGTGGAGGAACTCGGCGTCGTCAGCACGCATTCGACACTCGAGGACGCCCTTGAAGCCATTCTCGCCGAACAACATGCGTCCGCCGTGGTGACGGGTCCCGGCGGCAGATACGCCGGTGTGGTCACGCTGGACACGCTCATCGACACGATCACCCGGCTCCGCGCAGAGGCCAACGCGGAGACCTCGGAGCCGTGA
- a CDS encoding ABC transporter permease, which yields MGELWDYLRTHQAQLIFDSYQHVSAVVQSVLLATVIGVAVGVLTYRNATAANLATATSSVILTVPAFALLGLLIPMFGLGVVPSVAALVLYSLLPIIRNTIVGLNAVDPALTDAARGIGMSRLATLGRVELRLVWPSILSAMRISTQMSMGVLAIAAYVKGPGLGNLIFAGLARVGSPTAVPMALTGTLLIVILALVLDAVLVLIGRLTTSKGIR from the coding sequence GTGGGGGAGCTGTGGGACTACCTCAGAACTCACCAGGCACAGCTGATCTTCGACTCCTACCAGCATGTCAGCGCAGTGGTGCAGAGCGTCCTCCTCGCGACCGTCATCGGTGTCGCGGTCGGGGTGTTGACGTACCGCAACGCCACCGCAGCCAATCTCGCCACCGCGACGTCGAGTGTGATCCTGACCGTTCCGGCGTTCGCACTGCTGGGTCTGCTGATCCCGATGTTCGGGCTCGGCGTCGTCCCGAGTGTGGCGGCGCTGGTGCTGTACTCGCTGCTCCCGATCATCCGGAACACGATCGTCGGCCTCAACGCCGTCGATCCGGCGCTCACCGACGCCGCACGGGGGATCGGTATGAGCCGCCTGGCCACGCTGGGCCGCGTCGAGCTACGGCTGGTGTGGCCGTCCATCCTGTCGGCCATGCGGATCAGCACCCAGATGTCGATGGGTGTGCTGGCCATCGCCGCCTACGTCAAAGGGCCCGGACTGGGGAACCTGATCTTCGCCGGCCTGGCCCGGGTCGGCAGCCCCACCGCAGTGCCGATGGCGCTGACCGGAACGCTGCTGATCGTCATCCTCGCGCTCGTCCTCGATGCCGTGCTGGTTCTGATCGGGCGGCTCACCACATCGAAAGGCATTCGATGA
- a CDS encoding TauD/TfdA dioxygenase family protein encodes MSLRVVKLGAHIGARIDGVRLGGGLGPATVAAINEALLEHKVIFFRGQHHLDDDGQLAFARRLGTPTTAHPTVTSRGHRILPIDSRYDKANSWHTDVTFVDRIPKASLLRAVTLPEYGGTTTWASTEAAYDQLPAPLRALVENLWAVHTNQFDYAADYDGRREALTATEREYRDEFYSEYFETEHPVVRVHPETGRKVLVLGHFIKQFVGLGVAESTALLALLQNRVTKLENTVRWTWELGDLAVWDNRATQHYAVADYDDQYRRLSRVTLAGDVPVDVYGQHSRVVAGDASGYSDVVQPIALAS; translated from the coding sequence ATGTCGTTACGTGTGGTGAAGCTGGGCGCGCACATCGGCGCCCGGATCGACGGTGTCCGCCTCGGCGGCGGGCTGGGCCCGGCTACGGTGGCCGCGATCAACGAGGCGTTGCTCGAACACAAGGTGATCTTCTTCCGCGGTCAGCACCACCTCGACGACGACGGACAGTTGGCCTTCGCGCGCCGGCTCGGCACCCCGACGACGGCGCATCCGACGGTCACCTCGCGCGGGCACCGGATCCTGCCGATCGACTCGCGGTACGACAAAGCCAACAGCTGGCACACCGACGTCACGTTCGTCGACCGCATCCCGAAAGCCTCACTGCTACGGGCGGTCACGCTGCCGGAGTACGGCGGGACGACGACGTGGGCGTCGACGGAGGCCGCCTACGATCAGCTGCCCGCACCGCTTCGCGCGCTGGTCGAAAACCTGTGGGCCGTGCACACCAACCAGTTCGACTACGCCGCCGACTACGACGGCCGCCGCGAGGCACTGACCGCGACCGAACGCGAATACCGCGACGAGTTCTACTCGGAGTACTTCGAGACCGAGCATCCGGTGGTGCGCGTGCACCCCGAGACCGGCCGCAAGGTCCTGGTGCTCGGCCACTTCATCAAGCAGTTCGTGGGCCTCGGCGTCGCGGAGTCCACCGCGCTGCTCGCGCTGCTGCAGAACCGGGTCACCAAACTGGAGAACACCGTGCGGTGGACCTGGGAGCTCGGTGATCTGGCCGTCTGGGACAACCGCGCCACCCAGCACTACGCGGTGGCCGACTACGACGACCAGTACCGGCGGCTGAGCCGCGTCACCCTGGCCGGCGACGTCCCGGTCGACGTGTACGGGCAACACAGCAGGGTGGTCGCCGGCGATGCGTCCGGCTACTCCGACGTGGTGCAGCCCATCGCGCTCGCGAGCTGA
- the cobG gene encoding precorrin-3B synthase, translated as MTIRSRDQDACPGALSVHRAADGALARVRLPGGMLSGAQLTALAQAAIRFGAPDLELTSRGNVQIRGITDTDAVAVADAVAEAGLLPSPTHERVRNVVASPLSGRSGGLADVRPLVVALDAAIQREPALAESSGRFWFGLDDGRGDISGLGTDVGVHAVDREHAALLLAGRDTGVRLRLDVAVRTLIDVAVRFVRVRGTAWRVDELPTTQDLLTLPPTAEPGATWPPVLRPPVGWIPQDDGRVTLGAAVPLGVLPARTAEFVGAIESPVVVTPWRSLAICDLDEGVADVALRVLAPMGLVFDENSRWLDVSACTGTPGCERSAADVRADAAAAVDDPAGGHRHFVGCERCCGSPPVGEVLIAGPDGYRARGRPS; from the coding sequence GTGACGATCCGATCCCGCGACCAGGACGCGTGCCCGGGTGCCCTCTCGGTGCACCGGGCGGCTGACGGCGCGCTGGCCCGGGTCCGGTTGCCCGGCGGCATGCTGTCCGGAGCCCAGCTCACCGCGCTGGCACAGGCGGCGATCCGCTTCGGCGCACCGGACCTCGAGCTGACCTCGCGTGGCAACGTGCAGATCCGCGGCATCACCGACACCGACGCGGTCGCGGTCGCCGACGCGGTCGCCGAGGCCGGACTCCTGCCGTCACCGACTCACGAGCGGGTCCGCAACGTCGTTGCCTCCCCGCTGTCGGGCCGCTCGGGCGGACTCGCCGACGTCCGGCCCCTGGTCGTCGCGCTCGATGCGGCCATTCAGCGCGAGCCGGCGCTCGCCGAGTCCTCCGGTCGGTTCTGGTTCGGTCTCGATGACGGCCGCGGCGACATCTCCGGTCTGGGTACCGACGTCGGTGTACACGCCGTCGACCGCGAGCATGCGGCGCTGCTGCTGGCCGGCCGGGACACCGGCGTGCGCCTGCGCCTCGACGTCGCGGTGCGCACGCTCATCGACGTGGCCGTCCGCTTTGTCAGGGTCCGGGGCACGGCCTGGCGGGTCGACGAGCTGCCCACCACACAGGATCTGCTCACGCTGCCGCCGACCGCGGAGCCGGGCGCGACCTGGCCGCCGGTCTTGCGCCCACCGGTCGGGTGGATCCCGCAGGACGACGGTCGGGTGACGCTCGGCGCGGCGGTACCGCTCGGGGTGCTGCCCGCCCGCACCGCCGAGTTCGTGGGGGCCATCGAGTCGCCGGTCGTCGTGACGCCGTGGCGCTCGCTGGCGATCTGCGACCTCGACGAAGGGGTCGCCGACGTGGCGCTGCGGGTGCTGGCGCCGATGGGGCTGGTGTTCGACGAGAACTCACGGTGGCTCGATGTCAGCGCCTGCACGGGAACCCCCGGTTGCGAACGCTCGGCCGCCGACGTGCGGGCCGATGCCGCCGCCGCGGTCGACGACCCCGCCGGGGGGCATCGCCACTTCGTGGGCTGTGAACGCTGCTGCGGCAGCCCACCGGTCGGTGAGGTGCTGATCGCGGGTCCGGACGGTTATCGGGCACGAGGGCGCCCGTCGTAG
- a CDS encoding precorrin-8X methylmutase, which yields MLDYIRDAAEIYRQSFATIRAEADLARFPDDVARVVVRLIHTCGQVDVAEHVAFSDDVVTRAHTALAAGAPVLCDSSMVAAGITRSRLPADNEVVSLVADARAPELAAKLGFTRSAAAVDLWADRLGGAVLAIGNAPTALFRLLELIDQGAPVPAAVLGGPVGFVGSAQSKAELIARPRGMSYLVVTGRRGGSAMAAAAVNAIGSERE from the coding sequence GTGCTGGACTACATCCGCGACGCCGCCGAGATCTACCGGCAGTCGTTCGCGACGATCCGCGCCGAGGCGGATCTGGCGCGATTCCCCGACGATGTGGCGCGGGTGGTGGTGCGGTTGATCCACACGTGCGGTCAGGTCGATGTGGCCGAGCACGTGGCGTTCAGCGACGACGTGGTGACCCGTGCGCACACCGCGCTGGCCGCGGGCGCACCGGTGCTGTGCGATTCGTCGATGGTCGCCGCCGGGATCACCCGGTCGCGGCTGCCCGCGGACAACGAGGTGGTGTCCTTGGTCGCCGACGCCCGCGCCCCCGAACTGGCGGCGAAGCTGGGATTCACGCGCTCGGCCGCGGCGGTCGATCTGTGGGCCGACCGCCTGGGCGGTGCGGTGCTGGCGATCGGGAACGCACCTACGGCCCTGTTCCGGTTGCTCGAGCTGATCGACCAGGGCGCCCCCGTTCCGGCTGCCGTGCTCGGCGGTCCGGTCGGATTCGTCGGCTCGGCGCAGTCCAAGGCGGAGCTCATCGCACGTCCCCGCGGAATGTCCTATCTCGTGGTGACCGGCCGCCGGGGCGGCAGTGCGATGGCCGCCGCCGCGGTGAATGCGATTGGGAGCGAACGCGAATGA
- a CDS encoding precorrin-2 C(20)-methyltransferase — MSRGTLYGVGLGPGDPELVTVKAARVIGQADVVAYHSAQHGRSIARRIAEPYLRAGQLEEHLVYPVTTEVTDHPRGYAGAMEDFYREAADRIAAHLDAGRDVALLAEGDPLFYSSYMHMHTRLTERFAAEIVPGVTSVSAASAAIATPLVQGEEVLTILPGTLPPDELERRLADTDAAVVLKLGRSYPAVRAALAAAGRLDETYYVERASTPDQRSLSTADVDGDEKVPYFSLAMIPGGARRRAVPGSVAVVGLGPGASEWMTPQSRRELAAATDLIGYGPYLDRVGFRDGQRRHPSDNTDEPARARLACTLAEQGRAVAVVSSGDPGVFAMATAVLEEAKQWPGVEVRVIPAMTAAQAVASRVGAPLGHDYAVISLSDRLKPWEIIEARLAAAAAGDLVLAIYNPASKTRTWQVAAMRDLLLRHRDPGTPVVIGRDVAGRREQVKVVRLADLDPADVDMRCLLIVGSSQTQWYTGDAGDRVFTPRYYPG, encoded by the coding sequence ATGAGCCGGGGCACGCTGTACGGCGTCGGGCTCGGACCCGGCGACCCCGAACTCGTCACCGTCAAGGCGGCCCGGGTGATCGGGCAGGCCGATGTGGTGGCTTATCACAGCGCGCAGCACGGCCGCAGCATCGCGCGCCGCATCGCCGAGCCCTATCTGCGTGCCGGTCAGCTCGAGGAGCATCTGGTGTACCCGGTGACCACCGAGGTGACCGACCATCCGCGCGGCTATGCCGGCGCGATGGAGGACTTCTACCGCGAGGCGGCCGACCGCATCGCGGCGCACCTCGATGCCGGACGTGACGTGGCGCTGCTCGCCGAGGGCGACCCGCTGTTCTACAGCTCGTACATGCACATGCACACCCGCCTCACCGAACGGTTCGCCGCGGAGATCGTGCCGGGTGTGACGTCGGTGAGCGCGGCGTCCGCGGCGATCGCCACGCCGCTGGTGCAGGGCGAAGAGGTGCTCACCATCCTGCCGGGGACGCTGCCCCCCGACGAGCTCGAGCGCCGACTGGCCGACACCGACGCGGCCGTGGTGCTCAAGCTGGGCCGCTCGTATCCCGCAGTGCGGGCCGCCCTGGCGGCGGCGGGGCGGCTCGACGAGACCTACTACGTCGAACGCGCCAGCACCCCCGACCAGCGCTCCCTGTCCACCGCGGACGTCGACGGCGACGAGAAGGTGCCCTACTTCTCGCTGGCGATGATCCCGGGCGGTGCGCGCAGGCGTGCGGTGCCGGGCAGTGTCGCCGTCGTCGGGCTCGGACCCGGCGCGAGCGAGTGGATGACGCCGCAGAGCCGCCGCGAACTGGCCGCGGCGACGGACCTGATCGGTTACGGGCCCTACCTCGACCGGGTCGGATTTCGGGACGGCCAGCGGCGCCACCCGAGCGACAACACCGACGAACCCGCCCGCGCCCGGCTCGCGTGCACGCTCGCCGAGCAGGGCCGCGCCGTCGCGGTGGTGTCCTCGGGTGACCCGGGGGTGTTCGCGATGGCCACCGCGGTCCTGGAGGAGGCCAAACAGTGGCCCGGCGTCGAGGTGCGGGTGATCCCGGCGATGACGGCCGCCCAGGCCGTCGCCAGCCGCGTCGGCGCACCGCTCGGCCACGACTACGCGGTGATCTCGCTGTCGGACCGGCTCAAGCCGTGGGAGATCATCGAGGCCCGCCTGGCCGCGGCCGCCGCGGGAGACCTGGTGCTGGCGATCTACAACCCCGCGTCCAAGACCCGCACCTGGCAGGTCGCCGCGATGCGCGATCTGCTGCTGCGCCACCGCGATCCGGGTACGCCCGTGGTGATCGGCCGGGACGTCGCGGGACGACGCGAACAGGTCAAGGTCGTGCGCCTGGCCGACCTGGACCCCGCCGATGTCGACATGCGCTGCCTGTTGATCGTCGGTTCGTCGCAGACGCAGTGGTACACCGGCGATGCCGGCGACCGGGTGTTCACCCCGCGCTACTACCCCGGGTGA
- a CDS encoding phosphotransferase family protein produces MQALIPGKPADVTPEWLGTALTRDGVPVEVAAVDTVPIGTGQTGATYRVTVTYSDPQPDLPVSFAIKLPSQDETVRDRVAIGYRSEHSFYTNLADQVQIPIPPCYHCEIAGDGIDFVLLLGDMAPAVQGDQIAGCSAEEARLAVEALADLHGPTWCDPQWADFPGVAMPKPEPASAKGFGEVATMAAGITLDRLGERMRPEDRETLTAAMAVVTPWLLAEPERFAVLHGDYRLDNMLFDPDRSRITVVDWQTLGSGLPARDLAYFTATSLQPETRAAVERDLVDAYHRRLLSHGVTGYDVETCWRDYRLGMVQAPLITVLGCAFATSTERGDEMMMVMAARGCQAIRELGTLDLIAPAT; encoded by the coding sequence GTGCAGGCCCTCATTCCCGGTAAGCCCGCAGATGTCACCCCGGAATGGCTCGGGACTGCGCTGACCCGCGACGGCGTCCCCGTCGAGGTGGCGGCTGTCGACACCGTCCCCATCGGCACGGGACAGACCGGCGCCACCTACCGGGTGACCGTCACCTACTCCGATCCGCAACCCGATCTGCCGGTGTCGTTCGCGATCAAACTGCCGTCGCAGGACGAGACGGTCCGCGACCGTGTCGCGATCGGCTACCGCTCCGAGCATTCCTTCTACACCAACCTCGCCGATCAGGTGCAGATCCCGATACCGCCCTGCTATCACTGCGAGATCGCCGGCGACGGAATCGATTTCGTGTTGCTGCTGGGTGATATGGCGCCCGCGGTGCAGGGTGACCAGATCGCGGGCTGCAGCGCCGAGGAGGCGCGTCTGGCGGTCGAGGCGCTGGCCGACCTGCACGGGCCGACGTGGTGCGACCCGCAGTGGGCCGACTTTCCCGGCGTCGCCATGCCGAAGCCCGAACCCGCCTCGGCCAAGGGGTTCGGCGAGGTGGCCACCATGGCGGCCGGCATCACGCTGGACCGCCTCGGGGAGCGGATGCGGCCCGAGGACCGCGAGACGTTGACGGCCGCCATGGCGGTGGTGACGCCGTGGTTGCTGGCCGAACCGGAGCGATTCGCGGTGCTGCACGGTGACTACCGACTCGACAACATGCTGTTCGACCCGGACCGGTCGCGGATCACGGTGGTGGACTGGCAGACGCTGGGTTCCGGCCTGCCCGCCAGGGATCTCGCGTACTTCACCGCCACGAGCCTGCAGCCCGAGACCCGCGCCGCGGTCGAACGCGATCTGGTCGACGCCTACCACCGGCGGCTGCTCAGCCACGGCGTCACCGGCTACGATGTCGAAACTTGTTGGCGGGATTACCGGTTGGGCATGGTGCAGGCCCCACTGATCACCGTGCTCGGGTGCGCGTTCGCCACGTCGACCGAACGCGGCGACGAGATGATGATGGTGATGGCCGCGCGCGGATGTCAGGCGATCCGCGAGTTGGGCACCCTCGACCTCATCGCTCCTGCGACCTGA
- a CDS encoding cobalt-precorrin-6A reductase, whose product MRILLLGGTGEARALAAALHPGVEVISSLAGRVPDPALPVGQVRIGGFGGVDGMRRWLADTPVDAVVDATHPFAATITAHAAEVCADLALPHLLLARPAWPAGDAIVVHSDRDAAETVAHQGFSRVFLTTGRTGVAAFRESEAWILIRAVTTPDADLLPRHHHLLLSRGPYRYDDEVAVLRTHRIDALVTKNSGGDMTRPKLDAAAALGIPVVMVDRPPVPPGVRTVATVEDALAWVRSQER is encoded by the coding sequence ATGCGGATCCTGCTGCTGGGCGGTACCGGGGAGGCGCGGGCACTGGCCGCGGCCCTGCATCCCGGCGTCGAGGTCATCAGCTCGCTGGCCGGGCGGGTGCCCGATCCGGCGCTGCCGGTCGGGCAGGTGCGGATCGGGGGGTTCGGCGGTGTGGACGGGATGCGACGCTGGCTGGCCGACACCCCGGTCGACGCGGTCGTCGACGCCACCCATCCGTTCGCGGCGACCATCACCGCGCACGCCGCAGAGGTGTGCGCGGATCTGGCGCTGCCGCACCTGCTGCTGGCCCGGCCCGCCTGGCCGGCGGGCGACGCCATCGTCGTGCACTCCGACAGGGATGCCGCCGAAACCGTTGCACACCAGGGGTTCTCCAGGGTGTTTCTCACCACCGGGCGCACCGGTGTCGCCGCCTTCCGTGAGAGCGAGGCGTGGATTCTGATCAGGGCGGTCACCACACCCGACGCCGACCTGCTCCCGCGCCACCACCACCTGCTGCTGTCGCGCGGCCCCTACCGCTACGACGACGAAGTCGCGGTGCTGCGGACCCATCGCATCGACGCCCTGGTCACCAAGAACAGCGGCGGCGACATGACCCGGCCGAAACTGGATGCCGCGGCAGCCCTGGGCATACCGGTGGTGATGGTGGACCGGCCACCGGTGCCGCCGGGAGTCCGCACGGTGGCGACCGTGGAGGACGCGCTCGCGTGGGTCAGGTCGCAGGAGCGATGA
- the cobM gene encoding precorrin-4 C(11)-methyltransferase, with translation MTVYFIGAGPGAADLITVRGQRLLSSCPVCLYAGSIMPDDLLALCPPDARVVDTGPLTLDQIVDEIAKAHTAGKDVARLHSGDPSIYSALAEQCRRLDALGVDYQVVPGVPAFAAAAAALGRELTAPGVAQTVTLSRVATLSTAMPPGEDLRTLSASGATLVLHLAAAQIDNIVPDLLAGGYRAETPCAVVAFASWPEEIVLRGTLGDIAAQMHEADVTRTAVIVIGDVLAADGFTDSYLYSSGRVRRGRH, from the coding sequence ATGACCGTGTACTTCATCGGGGCGGGTCCGGGTGCGGCCGATCTGATCACCGTGCGCGGTCAGCGGTTGCTCAGCAGTTGTCCGGTGTGCCTGTACGCCGGCTCGATCATGCCCGACGACCTGCTCGCACTGTGTCCACCGGACGCCCGCGTCGTCGACACCGGTCCGCTGACCCTCGACCAGATCGTCGACGAGATCGCGAAGGCGCACACCGCCGGAAAAGACGTGGCGCGCCTGCACTCCGGTGATCCGTCGATCTACAGTGCGCTGGCCGAACAGTGCCGGCGACTCGACGCGCTGGGCGTCGACTACCAGGTGGTGCCGGGGGTGCCTGCGTTCGCCGCGGCGGCGGCCGCGCTGGGCCGCGAACTCACCGCGCCGGGCGTCGCGCAGACCGTCACCCTGAGCCGGGTCGCGACGCTGTCGACGGCGATGCCGCCGGGCGAGGATCTGCGCACCCTGTCCGCGTCGGGCGCGACACTGGTGCTGCATCTGGCCGCCGCGCAGATCGACAACATCGTGCCCGACCTGCTCGCCGGTGGTTACCGGGCCGAAACACCCTGTGCGGTGGTGGCATTCGCCAGCTGGCCCGAGGAGATCGTACTACGCGGCACGCTCGGCGACATCGCCGCGCAGATGCACGAAGCCGACGTCACCCGCACCGCGGTGATCGTCATCGGTGACGTGCTGGCGGCCGACGGGTTCACCGACAGTTACCTGTACTCCTCGGGGCGCGTACGCCGCGGACGACACTGA